gttggtaaaaaaataactaattatacagtttggttgtactttgcgagacgaatttttaaacttaattagtcaacggttgaataattattaccaaatacaaacgaaatgctatagTACTACTGCAGTGCACGATGCTTTTTGGATGTGCAAAGTTTAGGCAACTAAACGCACCCTTATACTGCCAATTGGTCGTCAAGACTCGAGCAGGATTTTTAAACTTTTAGTTCGGTGGTAAGTGGTAACGACTAGCGCCAATTGATTTGACGCAAGGTGCCTGGTTAGCAGCCGTTGTGCGTACGTCGGTTTTTTTTTAAATCCTTCTTTTTAAAATGCAAAACAAATGACCTAAGGGTCATAATAATTATATTTCAAATAAATATTTAAAAAACAAGCACGGTCTATTTTAGCCATATCGTCTAGACTATAGCTCTTGCAGTTTTGAAATTAATATTCTTTTCAGAATGCTCCTATTTGAGTTTTCGATTGAGCTGTTTACCTCTAAAATTATTCTGAAAATTCAGAAAGAAAAACGTCTAGATAATGGTTTGAAAAGTAGTATTTTATCACGTAATTTATGTGGATACAGATACAACATCATCAGACTCATTATAGCACATTTACGCGAGAGACAACTaaaattattaatttttttaaCGCCGAGTCTGGACTCGAACGCAGGTCGGCACAGAGAAGCCACAGCCTCCTGTCACTCGCGCTACGCGCGGTCCTTGCTTGTCTTAAAGTAAAAAATGCTTTTGAGTCTTGGTCCGCTTGGCCAGAAATGATTTCTTTGTAGCTTGGCCCCTTCAGGCTGCGTTTGTAGTGGGCTGAATTCGACACCTGCCCAATTTATACGCGGTTGGGTTGTTGCTTCAACCTTTTTTGTTAAACAAAAATTGACATTTTCCAACCGTTTTAGTTGGACTCACCAGGTCATATTTATGCCAAAGGACGTCTTTCGACACGATATAGAAGCTGGATGCTTCATGGAGTTCAAATTTTGCTTTAAGTTTTTAGGATGCAAATGAAGTCGAGAACAGGTTCGACGAGCATGGATGACGACCAGGGATGAAAACGAGATGCATATTTTTTCCTATATCCGTCTGTTCTGAAGGATCAAGACCTGATATGGATAGTCCATATCTGAATCCGAATATTTGATATCTATACCATATCTGAATCCAAATACTTAAAATTAGATTAGATTTCTGATATGTACATGAGATAGATATCAGTATTCGATATGATTTTTATTCGCTTGTGAGATCGAAAAAATGGGATAGAATGCAGGATCCCTTATATCCATCTGTATATTCGATCCGATTTCATCTCTAATGGCGATATACATTGTCAGCAAAGGAATATGTTATGACAGTATGCATATATCCGACACGCATCTCGCCGTGGGAAGAATGAGATATGATACACGCGCATGTATGGTACTTATAACACAGATAAACCATCATTTATAGGGTAAACTACATTTTCCATTCGGAAAATGCTACAGTGCAGGCGTCCGACCATCCGGACGCCGCGCTTCCCAGGCCTGTGCACTAGCTACTAGCCCAATAGGCCTGTTTCCCTCTATCTTTATTCTTTCACCGtttctcaaaataaaaaagacagCGACATTCCCAACTAGCACGTCGCCGCGGTGTTCCATACAACTTGCCCGCCGCTCTCCTTCTCCAGCGGCGACCACCTCTGCTTCCTCCGCCCCGGGGCCCTCGCTCACCTCCGTGACGTCAGGCTGCGTCGTTGGAGTCACACCTGTCGCCCGCCCCTGCCCTCATCACCAGAGCCAGTGCGGGCATCCTCCTCGCCACCTCCTCCTGTGGCCAGAGATCGCGAGGGCGTCACGGCCGTGCCGTACTTCACGCTCGCATCGAGGCTCCGTCACCCCGGTGCCCCCAGCGGAAGAAGCTCACGGTAGCTAAGCCCGTGGTACTCTTCGCTCCGCCACCTCCCATCCCTGATCTAACCATCAAGGCGGTAATCGAGTTTCTCAATGCGTCTGACATGGCGGGCGCCTCCCACTAGAGTGTCACGACTGACATGTTTTTTCAGGCAAAAATTGTGGAGAAGATCCCCACAGCACTTTTCAAATTAATTAACAGGGCACAAGAAACTTACAAAGGTCGCTAACTGATTGCATCCAACCAATAGCAAAAGGATGACCTGATGTCTTCCTTGAAACAGACAGACTGAAGCAACCATTGATTTTTAAAATTACAAAGCCAAAGATTAAAGCTAGCATTTCTCCTaagatatgttgcaagcgtatgtttcaagtgttcatATGTTctaaaggtatgttgcaagtgtttcatatggatgttgcaaaagtagatcgggatgttgcaaagtgtttcagaggcatgttgcaagcgtttgttcaaaatgtttatctgtttcagacgtatgttgcaagcgttttttatctggatgttgcatatgtttcacacatatgttgcaagagtatgttcaaTTTCAATCTTACGTTGcaacaagtgttttcatgttgcaacttgcaagtgttttatcgggatgttgcatatgtttcacacacatattGCAGAGtgcatgttccaaatgtttcatctgctttagacgtatgttgcattcaagtgtttcatgttgcaagtgtttcatgtttcagaggtatgttcagAGAGTCATTGGGGCATGGCCCGGGCACCGTGGGAAGGGGTGCGGTGAGCCGAGGGGCCGGCGGATGGGGTGCGCGATGCACCTGGGGTCCTGCGGACGGGGCGTGCTCATCATCATCCCGGCTCCTGGGCCCCGCACGCGCGGAGAGAGAAGGGGGTCAAGGAGGAGGAGCGACGGATGTGGGGCGGGGTGAGGCGGGTGGGGGTAGGGTATGCATGCGGGGCGGGATGAGGTAGACAGAGAAGGACTGCAACGATACGCTGGGAGTGTGGCGCGTTTCTGATGGGTTGCGACGGAATCCTATCCCCATCGAACACCAACAATTCCCTTTTCCAACCTTCAAGTTGCATGTCACGCTGTTTTTAACCCTGAACTACGAAACCTGATAATACGTCGCTAGAGTTGAGTATATTACAAACACTAGAGTACTAGAGTTGAGTATATAACAAATTGTAGAGTACTAGAGTTGAGTATACTAATATAACAAATTAGTGGTAGAGTACTAGAGTTTTTTTTTGTTATCTCGGCAACTAGAGCTGAGTACAGAACAAGCAGTAGGGTACTAGAGTTGAGTACCTTGATCCCATATCATGATGATCAGTCTAGACAGGCTCCATAAATACGTGAAAAATGAGCCAACACAAGAGACGACGCAGCTGCCACCATGTACCAgcaccatgcatgcatgtaataAACGACATAACTACATGTCCTCTTGTGCGCGCGTGTGAGCGTGTCACAGGAGCAGGTGCGGGGCGCCGCCGTGGTGCAGCCCGGCGGCCTCCACTGCCGGCGCCGCCGCGGCGAGCTCCTGCCACAGAGCGCCGGCCCCGGCGAAGGGGAACACGCTACTAGCGGCTTTCCACGTCGTCGTCATCTCCGCGCGGTCGCCCTCCAAGATCGTCGCTGTCGCCGCGGGCCACGGGAGCGGCCCGGCGCCCAGCGACAGTTGCTGGTGGTGAGCCAAGTCGGCAGCTGCcccgtcggcggcggcgcctaGCGCTGCGTCCCCGAGGCCGAGGTCGAAGCCAAGCCGGCCTTCCAGCAGCGGCGCTGTGCCGAGCGCGAGCAACGGTGACGccaacgccgacgccgacgccgccgacGCGGACACTGAGCCCAGCAGCAGCGAGCTGACGAGGAGGCCGCCGCCTCCCGCGCCCTGCAGCAGCGGTGCTGGGGAGGCGAACGGGCTGCTGCCGGCCCAGGCGGTCGTCGTcgttgttgttgatgaaggcgtGGCCatgacggcggcgacggcggcggccatggcgcgggTGGGGCGGCGCGGGCGCTTGCGCGTGGACCCGCCCACGGGGACGTTGCGGAGGGATCCCCCGAGCGTCCAGTAGCGGCGGCACGCGCGGCAGAAGTGCCGCGGCTGCGCCGTGTTGTAGTTGTTGTAGTAGGAGAACTTGGTGTCCCGCGACGCGCACCGCGGGCACTGTTCCCGCCCCGGTCCCGGTCCCGGCCCCGCCGCCGTGGCCGAAGGCGCCTTGTTCCCGGCGGCCATCATCAGCGCGCCCGCCGCCACCGCTTGCTGCAGCAACGCGTCCTGCGGCTGGTACAGCGGCGCCTCCATGGTGGATAGCAGCAGGTGTCGGTTCGG
The sequence above is drawn from the Miscanthus floridulus cultivar M001 chromosome 15, ASM1932011v1, whole genome shotgun sequence genome and encodes:
- the LOC136506760 gene encoding dof zinc finger protein DOF1.6-like, producing MEAPLYQPQDALLQQAVAAGALMMAAGNKAPSATAAGPGPGPGREQCPRCASRDTKFSYYNNYNTAQPRHFCRACRRYWTLGGSLRNVPVGGSTRKRPRRPTRAMAAAVAAVMATPSSTTTTTTAWAGSSPFASPAPLLQGAGGGGLLVSSLLLGSVSASAASASALASPLLALGTAPLLEGRLGFDLGLGDAALGAAADGAAADLAHHQQLSLGAGPLPWPAATATILEGDRAEMTTTWKAASSVFPFAGAGALWQELAAAAPAVEAAGLHHGGAPHLLL